The nucleotide sequence ATAAATCCGCCTTCGTTTGTCGCATGGTAATAGCCGTACTTTTCGGTCTCATTCATGTCGATTAGCAGACGCGAAAGGTCGAGCGTGTAAGTCGGCGTACCGATCTGGTCGTTCACCACGCGCACGGTATCGTGAGTCTTGCCCACATTCAGCATGGTCTTGATAAAGTTCTTTCCATTGAGGCCGAACACCCATGCGATTCGCACGATGAAATACTTTTCGAGAGTCCCGCTCACGGCGAGTTCGCCCTCGAGCTTGGTCTGGCCGTAAACATTGAGTGGCTTGTAATCCTTGCAATCAGGTTTCCAGGGTTCCGTACCCTGACCGTCGAACACGTAGTCGGTGCTGATGTAGGTCATCTTGCAGCCGAGCTTTTTACAGGCGTTCGCGATGTTCTGCGTGCCGCCGGCATTCACCGCGCGCACCTTCGCCACGTTTGCGTCGTCTTCAGCCATATCCACGGCGGTCCATGCCGCACAATGAATCACCGCATCCGGGTTCACCTCCGAAATTGCCTTCTCGACAGCCGCAGCATCCGTAATGTCGAGCTGCACATAAGGCATCGTCGTTACGGCAGACCCGTCAGCGACTCCGCTGTAAGCGGGAGCCATGTCCGAGCCCACGCCCGTGTGGCCACGCTTCGCCAATTCGTTCATCACATCATGGCCCAGTTGGCCACC is from Fibrobacter sp. and encodes:
- the rfbD gene encoding dTDP-4-dehydrorhamnose reductase, whose amino-acid sequence is MKFFVTGVGGQLGHDVMNELAKRGHTGVGSDMAPAYSGVADGSAVTTMPYVQLDITDAAAVEKAISEVNPDAVIHCAAWTAVDMAEDDANVAKVRAVNAGGTQNIANACKKLGCKMTYISTDYVFDGQGTEPWKPDCKDYKPLNVYGQTKLEGELAVSGTLEKYFIVRIAWVFGLNGKNFIKTMLNVGKTHDTVRVVNDQIGTPTYTLDLSRLLIDMNETEKYGYYHATNEGGFISWYDFTCEIYKQAGLTTKVVPVTTAEYGLSKAARPFNSRLDKSKLVECGFKPLPTWQDALSRYLKEIGG